Below is a window of Syngnathus typhle isolate RoL2023-S1 ecotype Sweden linkage group LG12, RoL_Styp_1.0, whole genome shotgun sequence DNA.
TCACGTTTCCAAAAGGCCACAATAAGTGGAGCGGCCTTTTCATTACGGCGAGGGAAGTGGAGTGCTCTTACCTCCTCGTATCTCTCGTTGTAGTTGGTCTTGATGGCTTCCACCAGCTTGGCGAGGGCACCTTTGTCCTCACTGGAAAGAAAAGCGGCATGGGTGAgcaaggcggcggcggcagtgggCGGGACCTTCTGGCTTTTCCCCACTTACGGGTTGGTCTGCGTGAAGGCCACCGAGGAACACGTCTTCCTGTGTACCAGCTTGCCCAGGCGAGCCTTGCCCTTTACGATGCAGTAAGGCACGCCCATCTTGCGGCACAGGGCGGGCAGGAAGACCACCAGCTaagaacggggggggggggggcgacaaaACTCCAGGTTAGCATCGCTCCCCCCAAGCACGTGACTCCGTGCGGCGCTTGCTGGGCTCAGGGTTAAAAAGCTCGTATGTTTGGATCCACACGTGATCATTCAGGTGAAGAAATTCAGACATCATCGCCGGAGGGAGGGTCTCACGAGGCAAACTTTGGCGCGCGCTTACCTCGATAGGGTCCACGTCGTGGGCGATGACCACCAGCTGGGCCTTCTTGCTCTCTACCAGAGACGTGACCGTGTTGACGCCTGGCGAATAGCAGAAGAGAGGTCACATCGGAACGCTCGACAAGGTTTTCAACGGGCCGCCTAGCGCCTGCGACGCTCAGGGTTAAAAAGCTCATAAAACATCACGATGAGTTTCAGGTGAAGAAATTCGAGTCATCACTGCGTTCGGGCCACTTGAACGTTGAGGGGCCGGCCGGGTTCACATGACACGGGTCCGCTCATTTCTGTTACCCCACCGACATCATTTCCCATTCgatgttagcatcaagctagtgGAGGCAAATTTGACCAGGTGGCTTCTGTGTTTGCCGAGCAGACTCAACTCAACCCCCGTGTTCATGTGGACCCGGCCTCCGAGCCGCACCGCACTCCATCCATCGCTTACCGGCACGCAGGACGGGGGGCCTCTTGGTGGGAACGTCTCCTTTGCCGGCCGCCTTCTGCTCAGCGCGGGCCAGCAGCCTCCGCTTCTTCTCTTGCTTGGTCTCGGGCCTGTACTTGTGTGCCAGCTTGAAGAGCTGCGTGGCTGCGGGATCaagcacaccaaaaaaaaaaagacaagcgtTAACATTGCCAAGACCCGGTTGGGGGAAATTTGGCGACGGGGCTGGCTCGTACCCGTCTGCCGGTCCAGGGCCTGGGTGAACTGGTTGATGGCGGGCGGCACCTTCAGGCGCTTGTAGAGGATTGAGCGTTGCCTCTGCAGGCGGATGTAGCGAGGCCATTTCACAAAGCGTGTCAAGTCACGCTTGGGCTGAATATCCTGACCTGCGGGACGACAACGAGAGAGGTTCTCAAGCGGGACATTGAACACACGCTCAAACTCCTTAAGTGCAAGTGCGCATCAGCGATCTTGGTGGAAAAAGTTGTCTTCAGTGGTGGTAAGATAGCAAATATTCGAAATCATCATCTGCGCGGCAACTCGTGATCTGGCAAAGGCTGGTCGTCCGACTCACCGATGCCAAAGTTCTTTGGCCTCTTCTCGAACAGGGGGTTGACCACTTTCTTGACCTCCTTCTTCTTGGCCACCACCGGGGCCGGTGCCACCCTCTTCCCCTTTGCCTTCTTTCCTTTAGGCTGTCACACAAAGACAACAGGTCAAATGGATTCATGATTGTGGAAACGTGTTGCATTGCAAGGTCCAATAAAGTCAAGACGGGAGTGAGGAAATGGCTCAACTTTGGCCCAAAGGACAATCTTAAAACCTCAAAAGTCTTCAATTGAGAAAGAACCGTCTCACCCGTCAAACGATTTGACCATTTCCAAACGACTTAGCAGGCCTCGTTGTGCTATTCATTGGCAAGCCTCCGACGCAACGCAGTCGTCAAATTAAGCAGTTCAAACGCAACAAAAAAAGTCAACGtaccggttaaaaaaaaaaagtaacgagGAGGAAGGGAAATACACGTAAAAATGAACCATTTTCACCGCGTGTTAACCTTAGCATTCAAGCTAGCGCCAGTACCGGTAATCACAGAGGACGCTTTCAAGCCCAAcacaaatgcaaaaacaaatggtGGCGAAAAATAACACCGCGTAAACGTAAAACAACCCCCGCGTAATCTTCCGACAAACTAAACGGCTTAAAACGGGACGATGAGCCAAGGATGCAAGCAGATACTACACCGACAAGACGGGCTGAGAAAATGCCACCGTGCACTCACCATGTCGGTTCAGGCAGAAAGGAGGAGCTCTCGCTGCTGCGAAACGGAAATAGCGCGAGGCTTCACTACTGCCCACGTGGTTTGGTCTGGCCGATCTGGAATCAGTTCTTACGGCTGCTCTTGATTCTTTCGTGCAAATAAAAGACGTCTCTAGCATACTCAGGATCAGCTTTACCGCGTATAAAATACTCGACGTCATTTTAACTGTCGCATAACATGATCGTTTATTAAATCATATTAATTTAACAGCATTGATTTCAAATCACTACAACGATGATGTCTTTTctgtatttcttctttttttaatcatgcgTTGGCGTGACGTCACGTCGCCAGCCCTGCGACGTGACGTGCGCTCCGCTTGGATGACAGAAGGGGGCGAGGGAGTTGTTTTGGGTCGGAACGGGGGGCAATTTCTTGTCTTGTCATTCGGCTCAATCGCCTCGTCTGCATCCACGGTGCTTTGTTTCCCTGCATTATGAAAGTGATCTCCCCGTGACAAGTGTCCCACCTTACGGTAATTACGAATTTATAAATGTCATGGCTGCGGCCGGTGATTTGGCATTTGGAGAAGGATCTTGTTCCTCGAGCGATCCGCGGGCCTCTATTTCcccttcatttattttctttgtttacatttgagCATGGCATGATGTCGTTATGACGAAAGGTCGCGTTTTGATGCCATCGTTGAAAGCTAGTGTTAGCTTGTCGTCTGACTTGTTGTTTTCCAGCTCATCTACGAGAATGGCCGAACAAGATCTTTGTCCTCACTTGGACTCCATCGGGGAGGTTACCAAAGACGATCTTCTTCACAAATCCAAGGTGGATCATGCATTTGTCAGCTTGGCTACTGAAGTTGATCAATAGATGACTGAAcgaacacgtgtgtgtgttgtctctTCATATAGGGAACCTGTCAATCATGTGGCGTTGTGGGTCCCAACCTGTGGGCCTGTCTTGAGGTATCTTTAAGGTCCACAAAAAATcccattctaaaaaaaaatatattttcttacCGCTCTCTTGCTTTAGAACGACTGCCCGTATGTTGGCTGTGGAGAATCCTACTCGGATCACAGCACCCTGCACGCACAGGTAAAGGTACATTTGGATCAGCCACGTTGTAAAAGCGCCTCGGAGGTAAATGGCCActttttcctttcattcaggcCAAGAAGCACAACCTGACGGTGAACTTGACCACCTTCAGGATCTGGTGCTATGTGTGCGAGCGGGAAGTGTTTCTGGAGCCCAGGCCCCCCGTGACGCCAGCCCCGGTGCCTGCCGCCGCCCcccatcatcaccaccaccaccacataaCACCTGAGCAGGTGTGAGTCCATTTAGCCAGTTGTGATCTGCAGAACCAGCACAGAGCACTTTTCTCCCCCGGCAGGAAGCAGCGCCGCTTGGTTACCCGCTAAAAGCAGTGCCCATCGCCATGGGGGAGGACGAAGGCTCAGAGTCTGAGGAGGACGAGCTTAAACCCAGAGGTATGCTTCCTTGAACACTCCACATCCTCAtcatcacattttatttttttgtaggtTTAACAGGAATGAAAAACATCGGCAACTCCTGCTACATGAACGCAGCTCTTCAAGCCTTGTCCAACTGGTGAGTTCGTCGGGCCGTCCGGCATCATCTTGTAAATCATCAGCCATCATTgcgttcccttttttttttttgtcgtttgcGAGCAGTCCTCCTCTCACGCAGTACTTCCTGGATTGCGCCGGGCTGGTCCGCACCGACAAGAAGCCGGCTCTCTGCAAGTGCTACCAGAAACTCATCTCGGAGCTGTGGCATAAAAATCGGTAAGTCGTCAAAAGCATTTGGACGGCGAGCCCGGGTGTCTGACCACGCTTTTGCAGGCCCAGCTACGTGGTCCCGACCGGCCTGTCCCACGGCATCAAGCTTCTGAACCCCATGTTTCGCGGTTACGCCCAACAGGTAAGCGCTTTCCCCAATCGCTCGTCTCCATCCGGCAATGACTAGCCACTGCTCAAAAGGACACGCAAGAGTTCCTGCGCTGTCTGATGGACCAGCTCCACGAGGAACTCAAGGCGCCACTCACCGAGTGCGGCGGCGGGAGTAGCGACGGCGACGAGAGGCTGGACGGCGACGAGAGGCTGGACGGCGACCGCTCGCCTGTCGAGGAAGACTTCCTGTCCTGCGACTCCAGCTCCGACCGCGGCGAGACGGCGGCGCAGGACGAACGCGACGGCCCCGTGGGCGGCGGCATCTcggagaaggagaggctgaaggAGAGGCGGGTCTCCGGCTCGCCCCTTCGCGGAACCTCCCAGGACATGGACGAGGACGCCGACGTGGACACCGCGGTTCCCGCGAGcgctgaggaggaagagctGGTGCAGGAGCTTCCTGAAGTCCAACACCAAGAGAACAATCAAGGACAAGAAGGAAGCGGCACCGCACGTGAGAACATTTGTCAGATGATTACTTTTTCAGAAAACCATGCAAAGCAAATGCATTTGACCAGAGCCGGACAACGAAGTGGGGCCGCCGGCGCCGCTGCCGCGTTCCAGCCCCTGCAGCCCTGTGAAAAGCCTTCAGGAGCTTCATTCCAAACTCTCCTCCAGCCCGCTGCGCTCCGCGGCCTCCTCGTACCTGTACAAGAAAGGTGGCTGGCTCCAGTTATTCAAATATCATCTGTAACGACATAAGcatcagagattttttttttctgcattggAACATGAGGGCGCAATTTATCCTTCcttagcaactttttttttcttttttccccttgcCCAGCTTACCCGCCGCTGACCTCCCGGAAGAAGAAACAGTGTCTCTATCGCAGCGTCATCTCCGACATCTTTGACGGCTCCATCCTCAGCCTGGTCCAGTGTCTGACCTGCGACAGGGTGAGTGACTTCACCCAGCGACATCGTCCACGGGTACGAGAACTGCGCCGCCCCCGGCAGGTGTCTACGACAGTGGAGACCTTCCAAGACCTGTCCTTGCCCATCCCTGGGAAAGAGGACTTGGCCAAGCTCCACTCCTCCATCCATCAGAACCTGCCCGTCAAGACCAACGCGTGTCCCGAGGCGTACGGCTCTCAGGGCTGGATCTCCTTCCTCATGGATTCCATTCGCCGGTCGGTCACAGCAACGCCGCCGACCTTCGCCGGCGCTAACGTGGCTAACGTGGCGTCTGCTCGGGGCTAGCTTCGTGGTCTCGTGCATACCCACCTGGTTCTGGGGGCCCATGGTGACCTTGGAGGACTGCCTAGCCGCCTTCTTTGCCGCCGACGAACTCAAAGGTGGACatgctcgctcgcccgcccgcctcccATTTGCGGAGGGAAAGACTCGGTCGGCCTTGAACGCGCATCTGCTGTTCTTCTCATTTTGCAGGCGACAACATGTACAGCTGTGAGAGATGCAAGAAGTGAGTATGTGGACGCTCACGACACGTTGCCGCggcgattattattattattttttttcattcaatgcATGTCATCATTTTGCAGGTTGAGAAACGGCATCAAATATTGCAAAGTCCTCCGACTTCCAGAGGTTGGACTTCTTTTTCGGGGGAAGGCGCGGAAGGAGTTTGTCCCAACTTTGTCGGCGTCCCTTTTCAGATCCTGTGCATCCACCTGAAGCGTTTCCGCCACGAGGTCATGTACTCGTTCAAGATCAGCAACCACGTGTCCTTCCCCTTGGAGGGCCTGGACATGCGTCCCTTCCTGGCCAAAGACAGCCCGTCCCAAGTCACCGCGTACGACCTGCTCTCCGTCATCTGCCACCACGGCACGGCCGGAAGTACGACGACGCCAGCAGAGCGCCCGAGCCGcttgcgcccgcccgcccgcccgctcagcAAATCCAAAAGAAACCCCGCTTGCGCTCCCCTCCCCCCTGCAGGCGGACACTACATCGCCTACTGCCAGAACGTCATCAACGGTCAGTGGTACGAATTCGACGACCAGTACGTGACGGAGGTCCACGAGACGGTGGTGCAGAACGCCGAAGCGTACGTGCTCTTTTACAGGTAAGCTCTTTTACCGATAAGTGTGCTCGCTTCAATTTAGCGTCTTGGAAAGAAACCCGAAATCGGCGCAGGAAAAGCAGCGAGGAGTCCGTGAGGGAGCGGCAGAAGGTGGTGGCCCTGGCCAGCGCCAAGGAGCCCAGCCTGCTGCAGTTTTACATCTCGCGAGAGTGGCTCAACAAGTTCAACACCTTTGCAGAACCGGGCCCCATCTCCaatcacacctttctttgtCACCACGGAGGTGCGTGGCGTCCTCCTGCCTTTGAACGCCTCGACGAGCACATTCCTCACTCTATCCTTTCCCAGGCATCCCTCCTAACAAATCCCACTACGTGGACGACCTGGTGGTCATCGTGCCGCAGAACGTGTGGGAGTACCTATACAACAGGTAGATGTTTCCTCCACTCATTTTGTCGCCCGAAGCGCTGACCTTCTTCCCATTGTCAGTTTCGGAGGCGGTCCCGCCGTCAACCACCTGTACGTGTGCGCCATCTGCCAGGTGGAGCTGGAGGCGCTGGGCAAACGCAGGAAAACGGAAATCGACACTTTCATCAAGGTAAAAACGTGTCAACCACGCATGACAAGAAAGATCGATTCTAATGCTCAATTGGCGCAGCTCAACAAAGAGTTTCAGGCGGAGGAGGCGCCCGCTGTCATCTTGTGCATCAGCATGCAGTGGTTCCGCGAATGGGAGAACTTTGTGAAAGGCAAAGACAACGGTAAGTTCTTCCCACTCTGGCCGCATTACGAGAATAAAGGCCTCCTGGTTTTGCGCGCACGCAGAGCCCCCCGCTGCCATCGACAACAGTAAGATCGCCGTCATGAAGGGAGGACACGTTCAGCTCAAGCAAGGTCAGTCAGTCTCCAGGAAatccagccgccgccgccgccgctcaagAATGATGccgtcccccctcccctcaggtGCCGACTACGGGCAGATTTCCGAGGAGACCTGGCAATACTTGTCGGGGATCTACGGCGGGGGTCCGGAGATCGCCGTGAGGCAGACGGCGGTCCCGGCCGACCCGGACGGCCTTCACGGGGAGAGGAAGATCGAAGCCGAGACCAGAGCGCTTTGACGTCGCGCTGGCGTacggcgccctcttgtggccggCCCGTGCATCCGGTGATGACAATTTTGTACTCTTCAAGTGGCTGACGTCAGCATTTTTCTCACGACAGACAGCTGCCTTTCAAATCCTCCTCAATGTCGCCCCCCTTCTTCCATTGCTTCTCCCGACAGCGCCTTCCCGCTCCCTCCCACGCGGCTGAGGAATTTGGCGCCTGGATGAAGACGGACGGGTGACCGACCGCCGTGAGTAGATTGGAAACGTGCGGGCCGCAATGTTTTTCGTTCCCCCCTAATATCTATTTTTCAAACCTCACAATGTCACGGCTGTAAAGCGCAGGCGACGCCGCCCAGAGATGTGAacgacttgttttttttgtttgttgtcaggGCGCCTATTTTTAACTTGCGTAGCAACCTGCTACcacaacaccatcaatcaatcaaacaaacACACGTCGGCGCCCTCAGGAATGTCTCACAAGTGTCTAGCATGCACACGTGCagtacaaaataacattttggcAATACATTCAGTGTTTGATAAGTTGACGGTTTCCCTCTTTTGGTGTTTCCGTGCACTCTTGTTGAAAAATGTCTGACACGATGATCAAGACTGAACTGACAGCAgtgtcaacaaaaaaaacaagttctATTAACAAATGATAAAAATGCACCTTACTTGTATGCTCCTTTTCAACTTGAGAGAAATTTGTGAGGTTGTCAGGCTAGCCTAATGCTAACATAGAGTGGCTCACGTGAATTAGCATAGATTAGCACATCAATGAGTTCCAAAAGTGAATGCTGCCTTAACACACTCGCTGCAGCGACACAAATAAATATTCACCTCAAAGCGTCAATAAGAAGTTGATTTTTCCATGCTTGTGTGCGTTTTGCTGGTGTGGCAGCACGTAGCATGGCGGGAAATGTGGAAATCATTTGATGACGGTGTTTGTGCAAATGCTTTGAAATCATCAACAGTGGTTGGCCTCATTTCAACGGGTGGGATGTCttaatgtgtatgtgtgcacaTGGTGTACTTAAACGATTAAAGATGTTATTATCAAATCATGTCACCTTTTTCGCTGTCATTATTGGAGAAGAACAACCGCTCACTACACTGTGGGGCGACTTGAACCCGAGCGCATGAAGGACACCCGGCCGACGCCTGACTCACCCGTGCGACGGCTTCTTTGGATCCAGGTCCGGGAAGGTCCGGCCGGGTCAAGAGGTGCTAGTCGGAGCTTGATCGGAGGCATCTGCGGCTAAATCCAAACCGTGGCCTGGACTTTCATTTCTAGACCTGGATTGTCATCCTAATGagaaatacaatataaaaatgtgtttgactGTGTTTCTCTGATGTTGTCATGAGTAATAACATCCTAGTTTGATCTCCAGTGGAAACTTTGCAAGTGTCGCAAGCAATGCTGAGGCACGCGAGCTCCTATTTGGCCCGCAGTCATCGTATTTTGCCAGCCGGACCGCAAAAGGTTTTCcggaaagtaaaaaaacaaaacatctggtgCGCCCTCATTGGCTCCGTCCCCCGCGGGGGCAGCGGTGATGCATGTTTGGACACCTCACGTGTAGGGAAAAGACGGCAGAATCCTCAATGAATTCTTTGGCTCGCCACCTCAGACAGCCACCGTGAATAATACGGCGCCGTCATCATCATGGTTTTGAGTCAGTGGCTGCGGGGCGGGCTCAGGCGCACTACAAATAGCAGCCCCCCTCTGCTGCCACTTTCACTCTCCCGCACTCCTGCTCTTGTCTCCGATTCTCTGGAAGTCTGCAAGGAAACTTCAACTCATCGCCGTCATGTTGAGAAACAACGTTGTCTTctcctgttttgttttctacGCCGTGGTGCTGCTCCTCAAAATGTACCTGCTGGCCTTCGTCACCGGACAAGTCAGGCTGCGCAAgaaggtgagtgagtgagtgagtgagtgagtgagtgactgagtgaggctctctatggatggatggatggaacgaAAGGTTTGCGGATGTCTGGACGAATGGACATGTGAGCGAATGCTCAATCTGTCCCGGAACTTTCCTGACGCTTGTGTTCTTTTGTTGCAAATGGAAGGCTTTCGCCAACCCGGAAGACGCAATGAGGCACGGAGGAGCGCAATATCACAGGCTGGACCCCGACGTGGAACGATGCCGTCGGTAAGTTGGACACGCTAGTCCTAGCGTTGGTGGACTTTGCTGACACTGTTTCTCGCACCGCAGAGCTCACCGGAACGACATGGAGAACATCTTCCCCTTTCTGTTCCTGGGCGCCATCTACTCCATGACGGGCCCGTCCCTGGCGACGGCCCGCCTCCACTTTGTGGCCTTCACGGCGGCCCGCGTGCTGCACAGCGTGGCTTACCTGGCCGCTCTGCCGGCGCCCACCCGCTCGCTGGCCTACGTGGCGGCGCAGGTGCCCTGCCTGTCCATGGCGCTGCAGATCCTGGCGGCGGTGGGCGCCTACGCGTAGCCGCGCCGGCCCGACTCTTTCTCGAAGGTGGCGGACGACGGTTTCCCCCGAGCTGCTCCTTCTCAGCAACCTGGAAGGCGACATCCAAAAGATGGAGTTGTCTCGTTCGTAACGATTCATAGACATGAGGTGACGCCATTTATGATGGAAACCTTTTTGGGGAAGCCCGCACTGTAACCCTGGCGCACgtttacacacaaacatttgGTCTGTTTGTTGTGACAGCATCAAGGATGGGGGTCACGTTGGCTCCTTTGacccatttgtatttttctctACTTGAAAACTCGAAGGAAGCTGAATATtttgttctatttatttattatttaacatTTAGGTCGTTTTTGTGCaagttgaaaaataaaagctgAGAAAGCGGACACGTGTTGAGAATGGCCGCTTTAGTGACGTGTTCTTTCTCAATGTGCCTGGGAAGAAATGCGGATTTTTCTTGTCCGCATCTTCTGGTCACGTAGCTAGCGAGTGCGGGGGGCCCCCGCTTTCTGTCCAATTCCCTCGGCATTCCTGCGCCTGTTATGCAATTGCCTCGATATGCCGAGGGGCCCCCGAGCCAGGGCGGTCAGCCGGCACAGCCGTTACGGCATCGACCTGAAATGTTCTTTTTACCACCTCCTGCCTCGAGGGGATGTTTTATGATATTCcttaaaaaaagggggggggggggggggggtttctcCACAGTGATTTTGCAACTAGCTGTGAGTCATATTACCGAGCCGGAATTCTGGGCCATTATGGAGTTTTCCTCAAGGACAAAGGAAATAGGAGCGCGTAGGAGCGTGAGGGAGAAGGCAAAAAAATCCAAGAAATGGGCGTGGCCATAACTTTGACATGCGTCAGCGTGCAAAATGTTGGATTAGTAGTCAGTGATGACACATTTAACACTGTTACATGGCAAAATGCCCTTGATGAGTAAATTTGTACATACTAAACTACTATCCAGAGGTTGCAATACCAATCATAATCATCATAGAAATTTGATTTCATATTTTGATCAAGGAAAAAAACGTAGTTTGGGGTGATAGTGTCATTAAATGTGGGCATATTGGGACAATACTTACACATTTAGAAAGCCCTCGTTGTGTGCTTCAATATGagctatgacttttttttttttcttgatcctGTCTGGAGTCAATTGGAACCAAACGCGGCCTCCATTAAAACCTGTTTACGGACATCATTTCACAGAGCAGATTAACACAATATTGACCTGAAGCGCGCATTAAATGACACACATTGACTCAAATCGCAAAAAGTTTCGCTTACTTTAAGCAGAAGGATGTGCGGCCTTAATTGCAAAGATCCAATCGTGGTGCTTACCTTGaacgtcttcttcttctgtttTATGACAGTTGTCAAACAACTCGCGGTGCACTACCGCCACCTTCTGGAATGGAGTGATTTAATGCACCGTAGCAGAGCAAAATGAAAGATGCCACTCAAAGAAATATTGGATTCCAATCTGAAAGATTTTTCAAATGCTTTTTTAGCATTTGAGCGGTTGGTCCAGTGCGGGTTGGATGTTTTGCTCTCCCCCCTCCCTGGATTTTCCAGGCCGCTTCCCGTCAAGAGGCCCTGTTTGGGTTGGAACGGCCAGCGGATTGTTCGGCGAGAGGCCATGAAACGAGCGGGAAGCAAAGAGAAAGTCATTCTTGGAATGGAAATAACCCGAGCACGTCGACAAATGAGtcagcacttgaaaaaaaacaaagggctGAAATGTCATAAATATTTATGACATATCAATAAACAGAAAGACTTACTTTCACAGCGGTGGTCTACAGCACTTGTTTCAAATAACTGCTCCAATAATCATCgtcataacaacaataataatagtcatcatcatcgtcataaTAAGCTCTGCTTCGTAATTCGAGGCCACATTTGATACACAAACATTTACAAGTAGTACTTGGCATTAAAAACAATGGCGGTACAATATTTTTAAGACACTTGGTGTTGGTTTTtttccacgtgtgtgtgtgcgtgtgtggtgtTTTGTTTCATTGGATAGGACAAAGAGGTTCAGCAACAATCcaacaacaagaacaacaacaacaacaaaagagccAAAGGGAGGTAGacaaaggaaaacaaacaaacaaagaagcaATAAGACGGGAACCCGGCCGTCATAATAGACATGAGAGTGGAGGACCTTTGTAAACATTGCGTAAcattttgcgtgcgtgtgtgtgttaacgTTTCCTGGTTTGAGGAAGTGACGAGGTCATGCAAAGTTCTACCAAGGCTGCTGCGGGGACTGGCCCTTCAAAAGCTGGATTGATTGGACTTCAGATTGGGATGCTGAGCTCTTTCAAAAGGGTGCATTAGAGAGATAAATACAGCCAACCCCGTTGCTATATCGCGCTTCGTTTCAAAACGATCTTTTACAATATTCAGTTCCAATTGGTGCCGATTTTGTTTGAGAtgttgggcaaaaaaaaaaaaaaaaaaaacctctggtGCGCATTTCTTGTAACGAATTAGGACTCAGGTTACCTGGAAAAGGACTACAATCATGGCTGCTAGCGCCAAGCCCTGAAGGAGGTGACGCAGATTCCACTGGCGCTGGCTGCTGGCACTTTAGGGAAGGAAAGTCCTCCAGCCCTCCTTTCAACCTGTGAAAGGGCAATTAGCCAGAGAAGAGACCATTTCTGCTCTTCTTACGAAATAAGACAATAAAATAGATTTGTTTTGATAGAATACATCTAGAAATACGCTTCATGGCGCCACTTTGTGTACAAACAGACTTCTACAAGCGACAtttgttccaaaatagaatcaGCGCATCTCGTGATACCACACTTAAATCATCAAATTGGGCTTGAACCTGACACCGGTGGCCACTCTTTGGGTATTGATTAGCAACACTCGCACACCGACACATCCGTCGgacgtggtggccatcttgaaCGAGGGGAgacaaaaataacaaattgaaatcaatttgcattaaaaaaaaagaaaaaaacggcaacaacaacaaagaaaaactACAATAGTCTACTACTCACAGAAAAT
It encodes the following:
- the ptges gene encoding prostaglandin E synthase isoform X2, which gives rise to MLRNNVVFSCFVFYAVVLLLKMYLLAFVTGQVRLRKKAFANPEDAMRHGGAQYHRLDPDVERCRRAHRNDMENIFPFLFLGAIYSMTGPSLATARLHFVAFTAARVLHSVAYLAALPAPTRSLAYVAAQVPCLSMALQILAAVGAYA
- the ptges gene encoding prostaglandin E synthase isoform X1 — protein: MDGWNERFADVWTNGHVSECSICPGTFLTLVFFCCKWKAFANPEDAMRHGGAQYHRLDPDVERCRRAHRNDMENIFPFLFLGAIYSMTGPSLATARLHFVAFTAARVLHSVAYLAALPAPTRSLAYVAAQVPCLSMALQILAAVGAYA